One genomic region from Eptesicus fuscus isolate TK198812 chromosome 4, DD_ASM_mEF_20220401, whole genome shotgun sequence encodes:
- the SRL gene encoding sarcalumenin isoform X2: MRALVLLCCFVASLLLPGQAEEAEDVSEEAPLRDRSHIEKTLMLNEDKPADDYSAVLQRLRKIYHSSIKPLEQSYKYNELRQHEITDGEITSKPMVLFLGPWSVGKSTMINYLLGLEDTRYQLYTGAEPTTSEFTVIMHGPKLKTIEGIVMAADSTRSFSPLEKFGQNFLEKLIGIEVPHKLLERVTFVDTPGIIENRKQQERGYPFNDVCQWFIDRADLIFVVFDPTKLDVGLELETLFRQLKGRESQIRIILNKADNLATQMLMRVYGALFWSLAPLINVTEPPRVYVSSFWPQDYKPDTHRDLFLKEEISLLEDLNQVIENRLENKIAFIRQHAIRVRIHALLVDRYLQTYKDKMTFFSDGELVFKDIVEDPDKFYIFKTILAKTNVSKFDLPNREAYKDFFGINPISGFKLLSQQCSYMGGCFLEKIERAITHELPGLLGSLGLGKNPGALNCDKTGCGETPKNRYKKH; encoded by the exons AAGAGGCGGAGGATGTGAGTGAAGAAGCCCCACTGAGGGATCGCTCCCACATCGAGAAAACGCTGATGCTGAACGAGGACAAACCAGCTGACGATTACTCTG CGGTGCTGCAGCGGCTTCGAAAGATCTACCATTCGTCCATCAAACCCCTGGAGCAATCTTACAAATACAATGAGCTTCGGCAGCACGAGATCACAG atggggaaatcaCTTCCAAGCCAATGGTGCTGTTCCTGGGGCCGTGGAGCGTTGGCAAATCCACCATGATAAACTACCTCCTCGGGTTGGAAGACACTCGCTACCAGCTTTATACAG GTGCTGAGCCTACCACCTCTGAGTTCACGGTCATCATGCATGGGCCCAAGCTAAAAACCATCGAGGGTATTGTCATGGCAGCTGACAGTACCCGGTCCTTCTCACCCCTCGAGAAGTTTGGCCAGAATTTCCTGGAAAAGCTGATTGGCATCGAGGTTCCCCACAAACTTCTAGAGCGGGTCACTTTTGTGGATACACCAGGCATCATTGAGAACCGCAAACAGCAAGAAAGAG GTTACCCCTTCAACGATGTGTGCCAATGGTTCATTGACAGAGCTGACCTCATCTTTGTCGTCTTTGACCCAACCAAGCTGGATGTGGGTCTGGAACTGGAGACGCTGTTCCGCCAGCTGAAGGGGCGTGAATCCCAGATAAGGATCATCCTAAACAAGGCCGACAACCTGGCTACTCAGATGCTCATGCGGGTCTACGGGGCTCTCTTCTGGAGCTTGGCCCCGCTCATCAACGTCACTGAGCCCCCAAGGGTCTACGTCAGCTCCTTTTGGCCACAAGATTACAAGCCCGATACTCACCGGGACCTGTTTCTCAAGGAAGAGATCTCCCTCTTGGAAGACCTGAACCAGGTGATCGAGAACAGATTGGAGAACAAGATTGCCTTCATCCGCCAGCATGCCATCCGGGTTCGCATCCACGCCCTTTTGGTCGACCGATATCTGCAGACGTACAAGGACAAAATGACCTTCTTCAGCGACGGAGAGCTGGTTTTTAAGGACATTGTGGAAGATCCTGATAAATTCTATATCTTCAAGACCATCCTGGCAAAGACCAACGTCAGCAAATTTGACCTTCCCAACCGAGAGGCCTACAAGGACTTCTTTGGGATCAACCCCATTTCCGGTTTCAAGCTCCTGTCCCAGCAGTGCTCCTACATGGGGGGCTGCTTTCTGGAGAAGATTGAGCGGGCCATCACCCACGAGCTCCCCggcctcctggggagcctggggctggggaagaaTCCAGGTGCTCTCAACTGTGACAAAACAGGGTGTGGGGAAACCCCAAAGAATCGCTATAAGAAACACTAG
- the SRL gene encoding sarcalumenin isoform X3, producing the protein MQEAEEEAEDVSEEAPLRDRSHIEKTLMLNEDKPADDYSAVLQRLRKIYHSSIKPLEQSYKYNELRQHEITDGEITSKPMVLFLGPWSVGKSTMINYLLGLEDTRYQLYTGAEPTTSEFTVIMHGPKLKTIEGIVMAADSTRSFSPLEKFGQNFLEKLIGIEVPHKLLERVTFVDTPGIIENRKQQERGYPFNDVCQWFIDRADLIFVVFDPTKLDVGLELETLFRQLKGRESQIRIILNKADNLATQMLMRVYGALFWSLAPLINVTEPPRVYVSSFWPQDYKPDTHRDLFLKEEISLLEDLNQVIENRLENKIAFIRQHAIRVRIHALLVDRYLQTYKDKMTFFSDGELVFKDIVEDPDKFYIFKTILAKTNVSKFDLPNREAYKDFFGINPISGFKLLSQQCSYMGGCFLEKIERAITHELPGLLGSLGLGKNPGALNCDKTGCGETPKNRYKKH; encoded by the exons AAGAGGCGGAGGATGTGAGTGAAGAAGCCCCACTGAGGGATCGCTCCCACATCGAGAAAACGCTGATGCTGAACGAGGACAAACCAGCTGACGATTACTCTG CGGTGCTGCAGCGGCTTCGAAAGATCTACCATTCGTCCATCAAACCCCTGGAGCAATCTTACAAATACAATGAGCTTCGGCAGCACGAGATCACAG atggggaaatcaCTTCCAAGCCAATGGTGCTGTTCCTGGGGCCGTGGAGCGTTGGCAAATCCACCATGATAAACTACCTCCTCGGGTTGGAAGACACTCGCTACCAGCTTTATACAG GTGCTGAGCCTACCACCTCTGAGTTCACGGTCATCATGCATGGGCCCAAGCTAAAAACCATCGAGGGTATTGTCATGGCAGCTGACAGTACCCGGTCCTTCTCACCCCTCGAGAAGTTTGGCCAGAATTTCCTGGAAAAGCTGATTGGCATCGAGGTTCCCCACAAACTTCTAGAGCGGGTCACTTTTGTGGATACACCAGGCATCATTGAGAACCGCAAACAGCAAGAAAGAG GTTACCCCTTCAACGATGTGTGCCAATGGTTCATTGACAGAGCTGACCTCATCTTTGTCGTCTTTGACCCAACCAAGCTGGATGTGGGTCTGGAACTGGAGACGCTGTTCCGCCAGCTGAAGGGGCGTGAATCCCAGATAAGGATCATCCTAAACAAGGCCGACAACCTGGCTACTCAGATGCTCATGCGGGTCTACGGGGCTCTCTTCTGGAGCTTGGCCCCGCTCATCAACGTCACTGAGCCCCCAAGGGTCTACGTCAGCTCCTTTTGGCCACAAGATTACAAGCCCGATACTCACCGGGACCTGTTTCTCAAGGAAGAGATCTCCCTCTTGGAAGACCTGAACCAGGTGATCGAGAACAGATTGGAGAACAAGATTGCCTTCATCCGCCAGCATGCCATCCGGGTTCGCATCCACGCCCTTTTGGTCGACCGATATCTGCAGACGTACAAGGACAAAATGACCTTCTTCAGCGACGGAGAGCTGGTTTTTAAGGACATTGTGGAAGATCCTGATAAATTCTATATCTTCAAGACCATCCTGGCAAAGACCAACGTCAGCAAATTTGACCTTCCCAACCGAGAGGCCTACAAGGACTTCTTTGGGATCAACCCCATTTCCGGTTTCAAGCTCCTGTCCCAGCAGTGCTCCTACATGGGGGGCTGCTTTCTGGAGAAGATTGAGCGGGCCATCACCCACGAGCTCCCCggcctcctggggagcctggggctggggaagaaTCCAGGTGCTCTCAACTGTGACAAAACAGGGTGTGGGGAAACCCCAAAGAATCGCTATAAGAAACACTAG
- the SRL gene encoding sarcalumenin isoform X4, producing MLNEDKPADDYSAVLQRLRKIYHSSIKPLEQSYKYNELRQHEITDGEITSKPMVLFLGPWSVGKSTMINYLLGLEDTRYQLYTGAEPTTSEFTVIMHGPKLKTIEGIVMAADSTRSFSPLEKFGQNFLEKLIGIEVPHKLLERVTFVDTPGIIENRKQQERGYPFNDVCQWFIDRADLIFVVFDPTKLDVGLELETLFRQLKGRESQIRIILNKADNLATQMLMRVYGALFWSLAPLINVTEPPRVYVSSFWPQDYKPDTHRDLFLKEEISLLEDLNQVIENRLENKIAFIRQHAIRVRIHALLVDRYLQTYKDKMTFFSDGELVFKDIVEDPDKFYIFKTILAKTNVSKFDLPNREAYKDFFGINPISGFKLLSQQCSYMGGCFLEKIERAITHELPGLLGSLGLGKNPGALNCDKTGCGETPKNRYKKH from the exons ATGCTGAACGAGGACAAACCAGCTGACGATTACTCTG CGGTGCTGCAGCGGCTTCGAAAGATCTACCATTCGTCCATCAAACCCCTGGAGCAATCTTACAAATACAATGAGCTTCGGCAGCACGAGATCACAG atggggaaatcaCTTCCAAGCCAATGGTGCTGTTCCTGGGGCCGTGGAGCGTTGGCAAATCCACCATGATAAACTACCTCCTCGGGTTGGAAGACACTCGCTACCAGCTTTATACAG GTGCTGAGCCTACCACCTCTGAGTTCACGGTCATCATGCATGGGCCCAAGCTAAAAACCATCGAGGGTATTGTCATGGCAGCTGACAGTACCCGGTCCTTCTCACCCCTCGAGAAGTTTGGCCAGAATTTCCTGGAAAAGCTGATTGGCATCGAGGTTCCCCACAAACTTCTAGAGCGGGTCACTTTTGTGGATACACCAGGCATCATTGAGAACCGCAAACAGCAAGAAAGAG GTTACCCCTTCAACGATGTGTGCCAATGGTTCATTGACAGAGCTGACCTCATCTTTGTCGTCTTTGACCCAACCAAGCTGGATGTGGGTCTGGAACTGGAGACGCTGTTCCGCCAGCTGAAGGGGCGTGAATCCCAGATAAGGATCATCCTAAACAAGGCCGACAACCTGGCTACTCAGATGCTCATGCGGGTCTACGGGGCTCTCTTCTGGAGCTTGGCCCCGCTCATCAACGTCACTGAGCCCCCAAGGGTCTACGTCAGCTCCTTTTGGCCACAAGATTACAAGCCCGATACTCACCGGGACCTGTTTCTCAAGGAAGAGATCTCCCTCTTGGAAGACCTGAACCAGGTGATCGAGAACAGATTGGAGAACAAGATTGCCTTCATCCGCCAGCATGCCATCCGGGTTCGCATCCACGCCCTTTTGGTCGACCGATATCTGCAGACGTACAAGGACAAAATGACCTTCTTCAGCGACGGAGAGCTGGTTTTTAAGGACATTGTGGAAGATCCTGATAAATTCTATATCTTCAAGACCATCCTGGCAAAGACCAACGTCAGCAAATTTGACCTTCCCAACCGAGAGGCCTACAAGGACTTCTTTGGGATCAACCCCATTTCCGGTTTCAAGCTCCTGTCCCAGCAGTGCTCCTACATGGGGGGCTGCTTTCTGGAGAAGATTGAGCGGGCCATCACCCACGAGCTCCCCggcctcctggggagcctggggctggggaagaaTCCAGGTGCTCTCAACTGTGACAAAACAGGGTGTGGGGAAACCCCAAAGAATCGCTATAAGAAACACTAG